A portion of the Drosophila sechellia strain sech25 chromosome 2R, ASM438219v1, whole genome shotgun sequence genome contains these proteins:
- the LOC6609265 gene encoding integrin alpha-PS4, which yields MLFNMFCFLVMVSFALQSEINAYNISPYPNSIHNFPGHKEHERSSYFGFSLVIREKSILVAAPRANSSLEAQRNISEPGVIFRCYFESDNCSPYNIDPKGNYIGMPNDGLLTAKNKNYRWLGGAMDGGTRDSDKFLACAPRFYSDYDDNHMNGMCYWMNQTPKTIDSTDVMEKWPLRAEKKQVFKTSDKDIIYYSMSEMGLSAHVSDDNSKLLMGAPGIDQWKGSVHLKQEVSNIRISSGRQRREMNPNRKCGECNPEPKNFGQEEDSYFGYAVSSGYFDSSNLSTVLYVATAPRGNNQFGAAYIFDVSEDSIYKYKEFRGNHFGEYFGYSVLAEDLNGDGKTDVIISAPLYALRNSYDDGAIYVFINKGFFTFEKRIIRSPAGSGGRFGTTLSRIGDINKDGYNDVAVGAPFAGNGSVFIYLGCENGLREQPSQRLNAPSQQPCKHGSHMFGHGLSRGSDIDGNGFNDFAIGAPNAEAVYLYRAYPVVKIHAIIKPKLVNPEEERVNITVCYRLGTKSDSTAKALMEQELDIRIDIDTKSKIKLAVFDKEHGSQMSFKAKAFHQEICSELQIEMDKKTKFTPIVLEMQYGLSKKIPNSGDFCEDCAVVDPAEPKFFTEYITFNTGCDTDVCVADLKISCINASSTLVLGIEPVLRLTYNIANNGEFAYHPTFNVTSSAGLSFAQVPGNCKVTDAVMVCDLNHGQRMAKGDNDSLTISFDVRQLSGRSLEIQAEVFSARNESNPENNKLTKVLSLLEKADIYVSGVQANDQVILKGSPYTAEVVNYYEIKNHGPSTLENLNVTLYIPVAYKTSDSTKVIHIVTSSPKIQSKYAHNILSTNFNDQNKALAKNFALDHEQSTQLISTVTQRENLENLSGNKEEKPSISLFDEDLPVINTLVLDCQDTNVTLCVAVEIRLENGLQLKPEDLMNLTVSFTVDFKDAEDIWEYFVIKTDLKLQKIGDPTLSFFTIQKKIESNVIGKHAEIAIWKIIASAIVGILVFSAATYALYKRGFFKRAIKYELTQLIRDSFEDGIIRTDMEENAQSRGDADLDKKLDAYADTTSNGTHV from the exons ATGTTATTTaacatgttttgttttcttgttaTGGTGTCGTTCGCCCTTCAATCGGAAATCAATGCCTATAATATTTCGCCATATCCTAATTCTATACATAACTTTCCGGGACATAAAGAACACGAGCGCAGCTCCTATTTTGGATTTTCATTAGTAATCCGAGAGAAAAG TATTCTGGTGGCTGCTCCTCGTGCCAATTCCAGTTTGGAAGCTCAGCGAAACATTTCCGAGCCTGGAGTGATCTTCAGATGCTACTTTGAATCCGATAACTGTTCGCCATATAACATAGATCCAAAGGGAAACTACATTGGAATGCCAAATGATGGTCTGCTTACGGCGAAAAACAAGAATTATCGGTGGTTGGGCGGAGCGATGGACGGTGGTACCAGGGATTCGGATAAGTTCCTTGCGTGCGCCCCGCGTTTCTACAGTGACTATGATGATAACCACATGAATGGAATGTGCTATTGGATGAATCAGACGCCTAAGACTATCGATTCCACAGACGTGATGGAAAAATGGCCACTTAGAGCAGAAAAAAAGCAAGTGTTTAAAACATCAGACAAGGATATAATCTACTACTCGATGAGTGAAATGGGACTGAGTGCACATGTGTCGGATGATAACTCGAAGCTTTTGATGGGAGCACCGGGAATTGATCAGTGGAAGGGATCAGTGCACTTAAAACAGGAAGTGTCAAATATTAGAATATCGAGTGGAAGACAAAGGCGTGAGATGAACCCTAATAGGAAATGTGGAGAGTGTAACCCAGAGCCCAAAAATTTTGGACAGGAGGAAGACTCATACTTTGGGTACGCCGTCAGTTCCGGCTACTTTGATAGCTCCAACCTAAGCACAGTGCTTTATGTGGCCACCGCTCCTCGAGGCAATAACCAATTTGGCGCGGCGTACATCTTTGATGTCTCTGAGGACAGCATATATAAGTACAAAGAATTCCGGGGCAATCATTTTGGCGAATACTTCGGCTACTCCGTTCTGGCGGAGGATCTCAATGGAGATGGAAAAACGGATGTTATCATATCAGCACCCCTATATGCTCTGCGTAATTCTTACGATGATGGAGCCATATATGTGTTCATCAACAAGGGCTTT TTCACCTTTGAGAAGAGGATTATTCGGTCGCCAGCGGGAAGTGGGGGCCGTTTTGGAACTACTCTATCACGAATAGGCGATATCAATAAAGACGGGTACAATG ATGTGGCCGTGGGAGCTCCCTTTGCTGGAAATGGATCCGTGTTCATCTACCTAGGCTGCGAGAATGGATTGCGGGAGCAGCCGAGTCAACGACTGAATGCTCCTTCCCAGCAACCCTGCAAACACGGATCGCACATGTTCGGACATGGTCTATCCCGTGGATCCGACATAGATGGCAACGGATTCAACGACTTTGCCATTGGAGCTCCAAATGCGGAGGCGGTGTATCTGTATCGCGCCTATCCCGTCGTTAAGATTCATGCAATAATTAAACCAAAACTCGTCAATCCAGAGGAGGAAAGGGTGAACATCACTGTCTGCTATAGACTGGGCACCAAATCAGATTCCACGGCGAAAGCACTAATGGAACAAGAGCTAGACATTCGGATCGACATCgacacaaaatcaaagatcaAGCTGGCTGTATTTGACAAAGAGCACGGCAGCCAGATGAGCTTTAAGGCGAAGGCATTTCACCAGGAGATCTGCTCGGaattgcaaattgaaatggacaaaaaaactaaatttacaCCCATCGTCCTGGAGATGCAGTATGGGCTGTCAAAAAAGATTCCTAATTCTGGAG ATTTTTGCGAGGACTGCGCGGTGGTGGATCCGGCGGAACCGAAGTTTTTTACGGAGTACATTACTTTCAACACAGGTTGTGACACCGATGTTTGTGTCGCCGATTTGAAAATAAGCTGCATCAACGCGAG CTCCACGTTGGTCTTGGGTATTGAACCTGTCCTGCGTCTGACATACAACATCGCCAATAATGGAGAGTTCGCCTACCACCCTACATTTAACGTGACGAGCTCTGCCGGCTTGAGTTTTGCCCAGGTGCCTGGAAACTGCAAGGTCACCGACGCCGTCATGGTCTGCGACCTTAACCATGGACAACGTATGGCCAAAGGTGACAACGACTCCTTGACCATTAGCTTCGATGTGAGGCAACTCAGCGGTCGGTCGCTAGAAATCCAAGCAGAAGTTTTTAGTGCTCGAAACGAGTCAAATCCAGAGAACAACAAGCTAACCAAAGTGCTAAGTCTGCTGGAAAAAGCTGATATCTATGTCAGCGG TGTTCAGGCAAACGATCAAGTTATCCTTAAAGGGTCTCCTTACACAGCAGAGGTTGTCAACTACTACGAGATCAAAAACCACGGTCCCAGTACTTTAGAAAATTTGAATGTGACCCTCTATATTCCCGTGGCCTATAAAACGTCTGATTCTACCAAAGTTATACATATCGTTACATCCAGCCCAAAGATACAGTCCAAGTACGCTCATAACATACTGTCCACCAACTTCAACGATCAGAATAAGGCACTGGCCAAGAACTTCGCCTTAGACCATGAGCAGAGTACTCAGCTCATTTCCACGGTCACACAACGTGAGAATCTGGAAAATCTCAGTGGAAATAAGGAGGAGAAACCAAGCATATCGCTTTTTGACGAGGATCTGCCGGTTATTAACACCCTTGTGCTAGACTGCCAGGATACCAACGTGACGTTATGCGTTGCGGTGGAAATACGACTCGAAAACGGACTGCAGCTTAAGCCGGAAGATCTAATGAACCTGACTGTAAGCTTTACCGTAGACTTTAAGGACGCAGAGGATATCTGGGAGTACTTCGTCATTAAGACCGACCTAAAATTGCAAAAGATAGGCGATCCGACCTTAAGTTTTTTTACGATTCAGAAAAAGATCGAATCGAACGTTATAGGCAAACATGCTGAAATTGCCATCTGGAAAATCATTGCGTCCGCAATCGTTGGCATTTTGGTGTTTTCGGCCGCAACATATGCCCTTTATAAG C